One window of Arthrobacter oryzae genomic DNA carries:
- a CDS encoding amidohydrolase — MTPTLFANAIFHTLNPAQPRVEALLVADGVILGAGPSAQLRAHAPAGTKTMDLGNAVVIPGLTDAHIHTASLARSMHELDLRGAGSLAEALAGIGAVLPRYQAGEWILGGWWDFNKWQVPVQPDRTSLDAVCPRNPVALTSADGHTVWANSQALQQLGITRDTPHPAGGEIVRDAGGEATGILRESAVYPVRKLAASGVSGNLPEQLREAQRYLLSLGITGVHDIDSADALAAYRTLREEEELTLRVHKLLAQDDLEASIAAGIRTGQGDSWIRHGAVKIFADGAAGSHTCHMSQPFPGGTGHGVEVTAYPELLALAGRAAEAGIAVAVHAIGDRANTLVLDALAPIRDTTALNGLRHRIEHVQFLQPADVPRVAELGVVASMQPQHCPSDLPILGMVEGRGLASYAWRSLLDAGAMVAFGSDSPVEVPNPFHGLHAAITRTTAAGEPDGGWEPQERISLAEALHAYCVAPAFASGEEALKGTLAPGMLADFAALDTDIFTTDAAGIRDTMVHMTVTGGAVRYRRDA, encoded by the coding sequence GTGACCCCAACCCTCTTTGCCAATGCGATCTTCCATACCCTCAACCCGGCCCAGCCCCGCGTCGAAGCCCTGCTGGTGGCGGACGGCGTCATCCTGGGGGCCGGGCCGTCAGCCCAACTCCGTGCCCACGCACCCGCCGGAACCAAGACCATGGACCTGGGCAACGCCGTCGTGATTCCGGGTCTGACCGACGCCCACATCCACACCGCCAGCCTGGCCAGGTCCATGCACGAGTTGGATCTGCGGGGCGCGGGCAGCCTGGCCGAAGCGCTGGCTGGAATCGGCGCCGTTCTGCCGCGGTACCAGGCAGGCGAGTGGATCCTGGGCGGCTGGTGGGATTTCAACAAATGGCAGGTTCCGGTGCAGCCGGACAGGACCAGCCTGGACGCGGTCTGCCCGCGCAATCCCGTGGCCCTCACCAGCGCGGACGGCCACACGGTCTGGGCCAACTCGCAGGCATTGCAGCAGCTGGGCATCACCCGGGACACACCCCACCCGGCGGGCGGGGAAATAGTCCGCGACGCCGGCGGTGAGGCCACCGGAATCCTGCGGGAAAGCGCCGTCTACCCGGTGCGGAAATTGGCGGCGTCGGGGGTCTCCGGAAACCTTCCGGAGCAACTGAGGGAGGCGCAGCGGTACCTGCTGTCCCTGGGCATCACCGGCGTCCACGATATCGACAGCGCTGATGCCCTGGCCGCCTACCGGACCCTGCGTGAGGAGGAAGAGCTGACCCTGCGCGTCCACAAGCTGCTGGCCCAGGACGACCTTGAGGCCTCCATCGCAGCCGGCATCAGGACCGGCCAGGGTGACAGCTGGATCCGTCACGGGGCCGTGAAGATCTTTGCCGACGGCGCTGCGGGATCACACACGTGCCACATGAGCCAGCCCTTCCCGGGCGGCACCGGCCACGGCGTGGAGGTGACGGCCTATCCTGAGCTGCTGGCGCTGGCCGGCCGGGCGGCGGAGGCAGGCATCGCCGTCGCAGTGCATGCCATTGGCGACCGCGCCAACACCCTGGTGCTGGACGCCCTGGCCCCAATTCGGGATACCACCGCGCTGAACGGCCTGCGGCACCGGATCGAGCACGTGCAGTTCCTGCAGCCCGCGGATGTCCCGCGGGTGGCCGAACTGGGTGTGGTGGCGTCCATGCAGCCGCAGCACTGCCCCAGCGACCTGCCCATTCTGGGCATGGTTGAGGGCCGGGGCCTGGCGTCCTACGCCTGGCGGAGCCTTCTGGACGCCGGCGCCATGGTAGCCTTCGGCTCCGACTCCCCCGTGGAAGTTCCCAACCCGTTCCACGGTCTGCACGCCGCCATCACGCGGACCACCGCCGCCGGGGAGCCCGACGGCGGGTGGGAACCGCAGGAGCGAATCTCATTGGCTGAGGCCCTGCACGCCTACTGCGTAGCCCCGGCGTTCGCCTCCGGCGAGGAGGCGCTCAAGGGCACGCTAGCCCCCGGAATGCTCGCGGACTTCGCGGCACTGGACACCGATATCTTCACGACAGACGCCGCCGGGATCAGGGACACCATGGTCCACATGACCGTCACCGGCGGGGCTGTGCGATACCGGCGGGACGCCTGA
- a CDS encoding ABC transporter substrate-binding protein — MIQTFPPTAGTAVRRGRRLAPLAAAAVAIAVAATGCTTGTATTGSTAGQASTDTIRTVVNADPTSFAPVEVRNADDYGINRLLFSTLVRRDENNKIVPDLATKWDITPTQGTFTIRSGATCADGTPITAAVVAESLKVFASPDSKSSFRPLVLGEGPATVTADDAAGTVTVKLAQPWTDLLQGLSLHATGIVCPAGLKDPKALTAGDIPGAFSGPYTLTKKQHGVAYTFTLREDYKAWPEYQTEIEGTPARIIEASVNANASAVSNELLTGTKDLATIRGKDATRFDGNKDFSTQVIPQGSLYVMFNERPGHPFTDPALRKAVAQALDSTAFNQAASGGLGELYSSFAHPGVPCSNKDTGLLIKSDPAAAKATLAGVKIRMVGAQVFGPNGAANTYVAEALRTAGADIELRNVDLATWSTDLTQKLDTWDITVMGGINAGGTMYGALSTVIGTPVEKGGLNWGGLENQPVLDLVSKAMTQTDDAERCGTYQEAQKLMISEAHVIPLASLPSQVTIRSGFAMHTMNGQPDESTMRITK, encoded by the coding sequence GTGATTCAGACTTTCCCGCCCACCGCAGGCACTGCGGTCCGGCGCGGCCGCAGGCTCGCTCCGTTGGCCGCCGCTGCCGTGGCCATCGCCGTCGCCGCCACCGGCTGCACCACCGGCACCGCCACCACGGGTTCCACAGCCGGGCAGGCCTCCACCGACACCATCCGGACCGTGGTCAACGCCGACCCCACCAGCTTTGCTCCGGTAGAGGTCCGCAACGCCGACGACTACGGCATCAACCGCCTCCTCTTCTCCACGCTGGTACGCCGCGACGAGAACAACAAGATCGTGCCGGACCTCGCCACCAAGTGGGACATCACCCCCACCCAAGGCACTTTCACCATCCGCAGCGGTGCCACCTGCGCTGACGGCACGCCCATCACCGCAGCCGTGGTGGCGGAATCGCTCAAAGTGTTCGCGTCCCCGGACAGCAAATCCAGCTTCCGTCCGCTCGTCCTGGGCGAAGGGCCCGCCACCGTCACGGCCGATGACGCCGCCGGCACCGTCACCGTCAAGCTTGCCCAGCCGTGGACAGACCTCCTCCAAGGACTGTCCCTGCACGCCACCGGCATCGTCTGCCCGGCCGGCCTCAAAGACCCCAAGGCGCTGACCGCCGGGGACATCCCCGGGGCGTTCTCCGGTCCCTACACCCTGACCAAAAAGCAGCACGGCGTGGCCTACACCTTCACGCTCCGCGAGGACTACAAGGCCTGGCCCGAGTACCAGACCGAAATCGAGGGCACCCCGGCCAGGATCATCGAAGCCAGCGTCAACGCCAACGCCAGCGCCGTGTCCAACGAACTCCTCACCGGCACCAAAGACCTTGCCACCATCCGTGGCAAGGACGCCACCCGCTTCGACGGCAACAAGGACTTCAGCACCCAGGTGATTCCCCAGGGCAGCCTGTACGTGATGTTCAACGAACGCCCCGGCCACCCCTTCACCGACCCGGCCCTCCGCAAGGCCGTTGCCCAGGCTCTGGACTCCACCGCCTTCAACCAGGCGGCCTCGGGTGGCCTCGGCGAGCTCTACTCCTCATTCGCCCATCCGGGCGTGCCGTGCTCCAACAAGGACACCGGACTGCTCATCAAGTCAGACCCCGCAGCGGCGAAAGCCACCCTGGCCGGCGTCAAGATCCGCATGGTCGGTGCACAAGTCTTCGGCCCCAACGGCGCCGCCAACACCTACGTTGCCGAGGCGCTCCGCACAGCCGGTGCCGACATTGAACTGCGAAACGTGGACCTGGCCACCTGGAGCACGGACCTGACCCAGAAGCTCGACACCTGGGACATCACCGTGATGGGCGGCATCAACGCCGGGGGCACCATGTACGGGGCGCTATCCACGGTCATCGGAACCCCTGTGGAAAAGGGGGGCCTCAACTGGGGCGGCCTGGAGAACCAGCCCGTCCTTGACCTGGTGTCCAAGGCCATGACCCAAACCGATGACGCCGAGCGTTGCGGGACCTACCAGGAAGCACAGAAGCTCATGATCAGCGAGGCCCACGTGATCCCGCTGGCCAGTCTGCCCTCCCAGGTGACCATCCGCTCCGGCTTCGCCATGCACACCATGAATGGCCAGCCGGACGAGAGCACCATGCGGATCACGAAGTAG